The nucleotide window CGGCGTCAGGGCACGCGCCTCTTCTGCACGGACGGGCCATGGTTCGAGCTGCGCGATCTGGTCTGAGGGGGCCGGCCGCTTAGCGATACTCGACGCGCGCTGCGAACAGGCGCTCGGCCTCGGCGCGGGCGGCGTTGAGCGAGGCCGCGGCGGCGCGCTGCAGCAGCCGCTGCGGGAAGGGCAGCTTCGGCCGCACGGTCACCGCCTGCTTCGGCGAGATATCGACCAGCTTCGCCGCCACGGCGACCGCGTGTTCGAGGTCGCCCAGCTCGTCGACCATGCCGCGCTCCAGCGCCTGCGGCGCCCAGAAGACCTCGCCGGTGGCCCAGCCGCGCACCGTCTCCTTCGACACCTTGCGGCCCGCGGCAACCACGTCGATGAAGTGCTCGAAGAAGGCGCCGACCAGCGCCTCGTTCTTCGCCTTCTCCTGCTCCGACTCCTCACGGAAGGGCAGCCCCATCCCTTTAAGCGGGCCCGTGGCCGTGACGCTGACCTTGACGCCGATCTTCTCCAGCAGCTCCTGCACCTGCGGCCGGATCGTGATCACGCCGATGCTGCCGATGATGCTGGAGCGCTGCGCAATGATGCGCTGGCCGGCGCAGGCGATGAAGTAGGCGCCCGAGGCGCCGGTGCCGCGAATGAAGGCGATCACCGGCTTGCGCGCCGCCGCGCGGCGGATCTGGCCGTAAAGGTAATCCGACTCCGAGGCGGAGCCGCCCGGCGAATCGATGTCGAGCACCAGCGCCCGCACGCCGCGGTCCTCGCGCAATGCCTTGAACAGCGGCGCATAGCTGCGCGAGCGCACGCCGCCGCCGATCGTACCGTTCATCTCGACCACGGCCACACGCGGCCGGTTGGGCAAAGGCAGA belongs to Dehalococcoidia bacterium and includes:
- the sppA gene encoding signal peptide peptidase SppA, encoding MNLPLPNRPRVAVVEMNGTIGGGVRSRSYAPLFKALREDRGVRALVLDIDSPGGSASESDYLYGQIRRAAARKPVIAFIRGTGASGAYFIACAGQRIIAQRSSIIGSIGVITIRPQVQELLEKIGVKVSVTATGPLKGMGLPFREESEQEKAKNEALVGAFFEHFIDVVAAGRKVSKETVRGWATGEVFWAPQALERGMVDELGDLEHAVAVAAKLVDISPKQAVTVRPKLPFPQRLLQRAAAASLNAARAEAERLFAARVEYR